TTTCGAGTTTCTTCTCAATGGCATGGACAGCATTGACCATGAGGTTGATCAAGACTTGTTCCAGTCGGCCATCATCGGCAAAGGCCACCATGCCTTCTTCCAAATTGACTTCAACTTCAATTTTGTTCTTGCGGATCTTGGGAGCCAGCAGATCCAAAACCTCATCGACCACCGGCCGAATCTCCAGAATATCCAATTCCAAATCCGCCGAGTTGGAGCGACTGAGCTTCAGCAATGAGCCAATAAACCCTGAAATGCGATCTGTTTGCTTAATGATGATATCCAGATTCTTTTTCAGGTTTTCGTCACCCTCAGCATCCATCAGCAGCATTTCTGCTCGGCCGCGAATCACGCCGATCGGGGTTCCCACCTCATGGGCCATTCCGCTGGTCAGTACGCCGATGGTTGCCAGACGATCTTGCTGTTCCACCTGGGCCTGGAGATATTTTTGCTCTGTCAGGTCAAGGGCAATGCCCATGTAGCCAAGCACTTCGCCGGATCGTGAGCGATAGGGGGTAACGGTCAGAAGCACCGGCACTTCCTGGCCATCTTTGGCCTTATTGACCAATTCACCCTTCCAATAGCCGATTCGGGGATCCGTAATTTTCGACCACATTTTTTGGTAGAATTGGGAATCTTGGTGTTCTGAGCGCAAAATACTTGGGGTTTGACCGAGAGCCTCTTGGGCTGAGTACCCATAGGCTCTCGACCAGGCCTCGTTCACGTAAATCAGTCGTCCCTTGAGGTCTGTCACCATCACGGGTTCACTACAGCTCTGCACACACTGGGCGAAGAGCTGGTCCTGACTGAATAGTTGTGAGATTCCCACCTGATCCATCACTGGAGGTAAATAACACACTTCTCCAAAATTGACCTAATTTTTACACGGTCTTTTTTGGCACAAATCCTGCTGTTCTTTCAGGTATGCCGCCCTGAAATCGAACCCGGAACGCATGGGGGGAGGATGAGGGGACAAAGAGACGAACACCGCAGGGGCAAGAGGGTAAAATTGTCTCGCGGGACCAGGAACAGGTGTAGAAAATGGCTGCCAGGGTGAAAACCGACAAACACATCATGGTCGTGGAAGATGACGCGGCTATGCAGGAGCTGATCAAAGAGTTCCTGGAAGGGCGGGGATTCCGCTTGAGTGTATTTCGTTCGGCATTGAAGGCCTTGGAGGCTCTTAATGCGGCAGCAAAAGGAGGGATTCCTCCGGTTGATCTGGTCATTTCTGACATCAATATGCCGCAGATGGACGGTTTTGAATTCCTCCAGTTGGCTCAACAGACGATGCCTGAGGTCCCTGTCATATTGATTACAGCCTTTGGCAATCGGGTCACTGAAAAGGCAGCCCTTCAAGAGGGGGCTGTGGCCTACTTGAACAAACCATTTTCTCTGGCCGAGCTCCACCAGGTGGTCTCGTCCCACGTGACGGCGACGGCTTAAAACCCAATTCTTTCCTAGATTTAGAACACATTAAGATCTCAGTCTTGTGTTGCTCCTGTCCCCATGAATGGGCCATAATTTCCCATCTATGTGGCTCCATTTGATTCAGATCGAATTGAAGGGCGAGCCGTACCTCCATTTGGTGGTACAAAACTTGAAATCTAGTCGCCGATAAGGAAGGAGGCTGTATGTTTAATATAATAAGCGAAGACTTTGACCTGACCCCTGCCATTCGTGAAGGGATCAAAGAAAAGGTGGATCAAGTAAATGAACACCTGAGGAAGGAGCACTCCGTCTCCGTATACCTCTCCAAGACAAGTGATCAGCTCTTTACGGTCAGAATGAATGTTCGACTGGGCAAAAAAAACATCACCAGCTCGGATACGGACCGGGACTTTTACGCGGCTCTTGCCAAAGCTAAAGACCACCTGATCCGTCAGGTTGATCGTCGCAACAAAAAGCGCATTGCCATGCGCCACCGTCAAAACTAAGGGGAACCAAGCATGTCCACTGTGGAAACAATTACTGAGGGGAAATTCGCCCCCCAAGTGAAGGACTTAATGACCAAAGACGTCTTCACACTCTTTGAAGACGATAATATTAAATTTCTCAAAGATCTGATGAAGTGGCAGAGGATCCGTCATGTACCGGTCGTCAACCAGGATAACGTTCTGGTCGGCCTCGTCACCCATCGGGATTTCCTCAAAGCCGCCATTTCGCGTCTGGCCCAGGTTGAAGAGTCTGATGAAAGCTCTCTTTATCGGGAAATTCCTGTTTCTGAGGTGATGAGAAAGAACGTGACAACAGTTCATGCCGACACCCCTTTGGCCAAGGCAGCTGAGTTGATGTTCACGCAAAAATATGGATGTCTGCCGGTGGTGGAGAGTGGCCGTCTGGTTGGCATTATCACCGAAGCTGACTTTGTCCGTTCTTTTTATGAATGGAATGTGAATTTCACGGAGTCCTAAGGTGAAGAAATCTGGTCGCAAGCAGGATTCCATTGAGGCCCAGCTGCTTTTGCAGGATCGTCTGGCGTCGGTGGGATTGCTGGCAGCCGGTCTGGCCCACGAAATGGGCACCCCATTGGGGACCATTCGTGGGCGGGCGGAAATGTTGCTCGCCAGGCATGACCAGGGAGAGGATGGTGATTCTTTAAGGGCTATCCTCGGGCAGGTGGATCGGGTGGCTGCTCTTCTGCAAACACTAGTTCGATTTTGTGCATCTGCGGACCCGAGTGAATTTACCTCGGTCTCTGTTCGCAGGGCGACGGAGGAAGTCATCGAACTGGTGCGTTCCGAGTGTGAATCCCACGACATTAAAGTGACCTGCGTGGTGCCAGATGAAGCCCAAGTGTTTGGTACTTTGGCTCACTTGGAACAGATTCTGGTCAATTTACTGGTAAATGCCATTCAGGCTATGGAAGAGTGCGGCGATACAGTATCCAAGGAAATTCGCATTTCGGCGGAGAAGTACGAGGATGAGTGGGTTTTGCGGGTGACTGATTCCGGACCAGGAATTCCAGCTCACATTCAGACAGAAATTTTTCGCGCCTTTTACACCACTAAAGAAATCGGTCGTGGCTCTGGCTTGGGCCTGACCATTTCGGCGAAATTGGTCGACGAGCTTGGTGGTAGGATTCACCTCAGTGAGTCCGGTTCTGACGGCACGACCTTTGACCTCTACTTTCCAGTATATAAAAATAAGTCTTAGTATTTAGCACTGGAGATTTTCTTGCTGCATAGTCTCCCCTTGGTGGAATGGACTCACGGTGAATGGACCATCAAAGGCTCAACCATCGCTGGAATCGGGACTTGTTATTTGATACCAGGTCTTAACGTGGCATTTGACGTTGCACAGGGGCTTCCTCAATTTATTGGCGTGTCTCGACTGTTTATCACTCATGGGCACATGGATCATGCCTCTGGTATTCCCTATTTGATTTCACAAAGAGGTCTGGCCCATTTGTCCGCACCCGAGTTTTATATGCCGTCGCACATGGTGGCTCCGATGAAGCAAATCATGGCGACGTGGGAGCAAATGGAGGGCCATCAATATCAATTCCACTTCAATTCGGTCAAACCGGGCGAGGCTATTCCCTTGCGAGCCGACTTGGTAGTGAGGCCTTTCGAGGCCCACCATCGAATTCCCGCGCTCGGTTATACGCTGTTGAGGAGAAAAAAGCGACTGAAGGCTGAGTTTGCCGAATTAAAGGGTAAGGAGATCCGTGAGTTGCGCAAAAGCGGTACTGAGGTGGAGGAGAATTGGGAAGAGCCTGAGGTGAGCTTTTCAGGTGATTCTCGCATCGAATTTTTTGACAATAACGAGTTGGTCCGCAGGAGTCGTATTCTGTTCATGGAAGTCACCTATATTGACGATCGCAAGTCGGTGGAAAATGCCAGGGATTGGGGTCATGTTCATTTGGATGAGCTTCTTCCCCGCTTGGACCAATTTGAGGGTGAGAAGATCGTGATCACTCACCTTTCCAGTCGCTACAGTGTCAATGAGTGCATCAAAATTCTCGATCAGAGGGTTCCGAGTCATTTGCGGTCCAAAGTTGATGTCTTTCCCCAAAGTTAAGGTGGTTGGCGAAATGGAACCTAAAAAGCGACTGTTCTTTGCCATTCAACCGGAAGGCCTCAAAGACTCCCCTGAAATTCAGACTCTCGTCAAAAAGTTGCGGATTGGCGTTGATCGCCGAGGCTGGGAGGTCAAGTGGACTCCTGATGTGAACTGGCATTTTACTTTGAGCTTTGTTGGTGAGACAGAGGAGGAAAGAGTACCAGAGATGTTGGATATCCTAAAAAATGTGGCGGAGCATGGCGCCCATTTTAATCTCCCCCTAAAGGGAGTAGGGGCTTTTCCCTCGGAAAGGGAGGCTCGCGTCTTGTGGGTGGGGGCTCCTGCCAAACGATCTTTGGTGGAGCTGCAACAGACGTTGGCGGGTGAGTTGGAAAAACGGGGTTTTCCCATCGACGAGAGAGGCTACAGGCCCCACCTGACCGTGGGTCGATTGCGCAACCCTAAAGGCGTTGGCGATCTCATTTCCCCCTTTGTGCGCAATAAATTTGGTGAGTTTCAGGTTACCGAGATTTTGCTCATGGAGAGCGTTCAGGCCCGATTTTTCCCAGTCTACAAGATCCTCGCCCGCGAACCCTTGATGGGTCTTGTCTCAGAATGAGATTGTGTCGTATTTTGCGACAGCTGTTTAGCCTAATGAAGGCATTTCTTCCTTAAATCCAACTAGTTAGCCCTCAGTTGGTCTCCTGATTTGCAGTATAAAGGTGTACGAATTGTTTTGGGTGGTTCAGGTCCTTCGGACCTGGCGTGAGTTTCGGGAGGGATAATGAAGTCACGATCTGCGGGTGTTCCCAATATCGCATATTTGGCATTGATACTTTGCTTGGCCTTGCTTGTCAGCCTCAGCATGGGTTGTAGCAAGCAGGGGAAGGATTTTTCTCAGGAAAACCAGAGTTCTTCGGCCCCACCAGACAATGGCAAGGTGGCCACACTGGTCTTCTCCACAACGCCCAATGGGGCGGGAGCGACCACCTTTCGCCTCACAGACACTATTTACGGACGCATCCTCAACAGTGGGCCCGGTGCTTCCGGTTGCGCCGAGACCTTTGGCGTTAATGATGGGTTTTGTCAAACTCCGAGCAACTACACGTCTATGCCGAACAGCGATTGGACCTTTGATAATTTAACCAATGAATGGACGGCCACATTTTCTGCGGGGATTTTCAAAGAGGGAACCCACAAGCTTTATTGGAAAAACCAGGGGACGAGCAAGGCTGGATTTGTTTCCATTCAGGTGTTGCCTGCTGACAAGCCTTTGATGGTGGCGGTTGAATTCCCTTACAACAAACCGGAAACCACTTATTACCCCTACGAGGCCATTTACTTCCAAGTGGCCCAGGCGCCAAAAACCGGATCTCAGGGCTGTGCTGAGGTGGTCGGGACACAAGATGGCTATTGCTCGACTCCGACGAACTGGACGGATATGCCGGCCAATGGTTGGACCTACTCGAACACTCTTCAGCGATGGGAATTGTTGCTCAAGCCAGGTGAGTTTCCCCAGGGGGCTTATCGATTGTTTTGGAAGAACAAGAACACCAATGCAGTCAGTGATCCAATCATTATCACCATTGCCGCCGATGCAGGGCCGACAATCGTATTTTCCAAAACTCCTTTTGGATCGGCCGACACCAACTTTAAAACCAGTGACACCATTTATGGGTATATCATCAACGGTGACCCTGCCAATTCAAAGGCTTGTGCCGAAGTCAAAGGTGAAAGCGATGGCTTTTGTAACAATCTTTCAGCCTGGACAGCCATGCCCAACGCGGATTGGACCTATAGCCAAACCAATCTGAGGTGGGAGGCCACCTTTGCTCCTGGCCGATTTTCCCCGGTGGAATTCACCGGCTGGTGGAGAAACGTGACCACCGGTAACAAGAGCGCCGGGAGTACGGTCAAAATCACCGAATGAGTTGGTGCGTCACAATGGCAGGGGGCTTCGCCCCCCTGTAACAATGTCATTTTCCATTATTAGGTTGATCTATTCTGGGCCCTCTCATAGCTGTTGAGCTGAGTTCTTGCAGTGCTTAGGGGGTTCCTAATGGGGCTTATGAGAATATTGGCGAGTGTGTCTGTCGTCTTCCTTCTTTTCTCCGCTCAGGCGGGGGAATTTTCCAAGATTGATCAAGTGGTTCGCGACACGATTGTGGATGCCTACTCCCAGGGGTGGGAAGATGACCGGTTCAACATGTCTCCTGATGACATTTGGGCACTGGAGATCGATCCGGAGAATGCTGACGGCTGCTTGGTCACGGTTACTGGTTTGGCCAAGAAGCCTGGCTACTGGGGAAGTCAGACCGCCCGTTTTTGGGTTTGCGTCACTCGCGATGAGGCTGGAACTGGATACGAGGGCGAACTCCTCGACGACGACATTATTGCCGACGAGTAAATTGCTCTGGCCGAGTAATTATAGACGTCAACTGTTGCCACTCTACTCCAGTCCAGTACTGAGGACATCTGTCCTCAGTATCTTCCTTGACCATTGGGTCTTCGATTGATCATGACCGATGGCCTCTTTAGTTTATTGAAAATAACTGAGGAGGATATCATGACTAAGATTTTAACTCTCTTATGCGTAATCGCCCTAAATGCTCCCGCTATTGCTGAAGTGAAGACCATGTCCTTTACCCCGGGTGTGTATAGTGGCGAAGGGATTCTCAGCAAGTCGGACTTCGGTCCCATCCCGTATCTCCTCACTTTGACCATCGGGACCTCGGGAAGCATTCGTCGTGTGCAAAGTCTCAAAGACGGGACAGTGATTTCCGATTCCCTTTGGCAAATTGTTTACGCCACTCAGGGTGGGGCCTTTCACTTCGTGGACCCAAATGGGGTGACTGTTGGCAATGGATTTTGTGGTAGTTTGGAGCACTGTCGGTACAATTTTGTCTACGATGATCCGGACCGAGGAGTGCAGGTATTTATCACCGAGGACTTGGTGCGAACCGACGATCGTTGGTCACGCAAGGGCCGGGTCTTTAAATCTGGTGCGACACGGGAGACCTTGGAAGAGTGGTCTGAGGTCTTGGTTAAAAATCCATAAAACCTGGGTTCCCTCTCTTGCCATGGGGCGGAATTCGTTGAAGAATTCCGCCTAAGCGGGAGAGACCAGGGTGGAAAAAGAGAGTCATGATGAATTCAGGCAACTCCTACAGGAGGAGTTGGACCGACGTATTAGTAAGAATCCAAGGTATTCCCTTAGAGCTTTTGCTGCCGCCCTCCAGGTGGACTCATCCCTGCTGTCAAAGATACTCAACAACAAACGAGCCATTAGTCTTTCCATGGCTGAGCACCTTATTGGTCGTCTGAATTTACCTCCTGGGAAGGCCGCTCA
This is a stretch of genomic DNA from Pseudobdellovibrionaceae bacterium. It encodes these proteins:
- a CDS encoding PAS domain S-box protein codes for the protein MCYLPPVMDQVGISQLFSQDQLFAQCVQSCSEPVMVTDLKGRLIYVNEAWSRAYGYSAQEALGQTPSILRSEHQDSQFYQKMWSKITDPRIGYWKGELVNKAKDGQEVPVLLTVTPYRSRSGEVLGYMGIALDLTEQKYLQAQVEQQDRLATIGVLTSGMAHEVGTPIGVIRGRAEMLLMDAEGDENLKKNLDIIIKQTDRISGFIGSLLKLSRSNSADLELDILEIRPVVDEVLDLLAPKIRKNKIEVEVNLEEGMVAFADDGRLEQVLINLMVNAVHAIEKKLERDDSAEKNAQYIRVLGRRTVDRAEITIEDSGCGIAPENLKKVFEPFFTTKPTGQGTGLGLSIVNRIINEMSGTIFVESTEGKGTRFTFTLQLPQIQ
- a CDS encoding response regulator; the encoded protein is MAARVKTDKHIMVVEDDAAMQELIKEFLEGRGFRLSVFRSALKALEALNAAAKGGIPPVDLVISDINMPQMDGFEFLQLAQQTMPEVPVILITAFGNRVTEKAALQEGAVAYLNKPFSLAELHQVVSSHVTATA
- the raiA gene encoding ribosome-associated translation inhibitor RaiA, which translates into the protein MFNIISEDFDLTPAIREGIKEKVDQVNEHLRKEHSVSVYLSKTSDQLFTVRMNVRLGKKNITSSDTDRDFYAALAKAKDHLIRQVDRRNKKRIAMRHRQN
- a CDS encoding CBS domain-containing protein produces the protein MSTVETITEGKFAPQVKDLMTKDVFTLFEDDNIKFLKDLMKWQRIRHVPVVNQDNVLVGLVTHRDFLKAAISRLAQVEESDESSLYREIPVSEVMRKNVTTVHADTPLAKAAELMFTQKYGCLPVVESGRLVGIITEADFVRSFYEWNVNFTES
- a CDS encoding HAMP domain-containing histidine kinase, producing the protein MKKSGRKQDSIEAQLLLQDRLASVGLLAAGLAHEMGTPLGTIRGRAEMLLARHDQGEDGDSLRAILGQVDRVAALLQTLVRFCASADPSEFTSVSVRRATEEVIELVRSECESHDIKVTCVVPDEAQVFGTLAHLEQILVNLLVNAIQAMEECGDTVSKEIRISAEKYEDEWVLRVTDSGPGIPAHIQTEIFRAFYTTKEIGRGSGLGLTISAKLVDELGGRIHLSESGSDGTTFDLYFPVYKNKS
- a CDS encoding MBL fold metallo-hydrolase — encoded protein: MLHSLPLVEWTHGEWTIKGSTIAGIGTCYLIPGLNVAFDVAQGLPQFIGVSRLFITHGHMDHASGIPYLISQRGLAHLSAPEFYMPSHMVAPMKQIMATWEQMEGHQYQFHFNSVKPGEAIPLRADLVVRPFEAHHRIPALGYTLLRRKKRLKAEFAELKGKEIRELRKSGTEVEENWEEPEVSFSGDSRIEFFDNNELVRRSRILFMEVTYIDDRKSVENARDWGHVHLDELLPRLDQFEGEKIVITHLSSRYSVNECIKILDQRVPSHLRSKVDVFPQS
- the thpR gene encoding RNA 2',3'-cyclic phosphodiesterase, giving the protein MEPKKRLFFAIQPEGLKDSPEIQTLVKKLRIGVDRRGWEVKWTPDVNWHFTLSFVGETEEERVPEMLDILKNVAEHGAHFNLPLKGVGAFPSEREARVLWVGAPAKRSLVELQQTLAGELEKRGFPIDERGYRPHLTVGRLRNPKGVGDLISPFVRNKFGEFQVTEILLMESVQARFFPVYKILAREPLMGLVSE